The Prunus persica cultivar Lovell chromosome G8, Prunus_persica_NCBIv2, whole genome shotgun sequence genome includes a region encoding these proteins:
- the LOC18768739 gene encoding probable anion transporter 5, protein MWTRFPKRYLIVVLTFISTFICYVERVGFSIAYTAAADVAGVSQSSKGTILSTFYYGYACSQVPGGWAAQRIGGRCVLLLSFVTWSLTYAFVPLDPNRVTMMVLARFLVGVAQGFMFPSIHSVLAQWVPPHERSRSVSLTTSGMYLGAAAGMLVVPSLVKLSSPQFVFLAEATLGTIWSVVWLNYASNPPQSELPKATTVTGFGEVLLLIKGGHEKIKVEERNERNCNRTESIPWKIIFGSLPIWAIVVNNFTFHYALYVMMNWLPTYFEQGLQLSLQDMGSYKMVPYLNMFIFSNIGGVIADHLITKRLLSVTATRKLLNTSGFIVASLSLMALPIFRTSLGAVICSSMALGFLALGRAGFAVNHMDIAPKYAGIVMGVSNTAGTLAGIIGVDLTGKLLEAAKFSHSDLSNPDSWRSVFMIPGVLCIFSSLGFLLFSTGERIFH, encoded by the coding sequence ATGTGGACAAGATTTCCAAAGCGTTATTTGATTGTCGTTCTAACTTTCATCAGCACATTCATTTGCTATGTAGAAAGAGTGGGATTCTCAATTGCTTACACAGCAGCAGCTGATGTTGCTGGTGTGAGCCAATCAAGCAAAGGCACTATACTCTCTACATTCTATTATGGCTATGCCTGTTCACAAGTCCCTGGAGGATGGGCAGCTCAGAGAATAGGAGGAAGGTGTGTTCTTCTCCTCTCATTTGTGACATGGTCTCTAACTTATGCCTTTGTCCCGTTAGACCCCAATCGAGTCACAATGATGGTTCTGGCTCGGTTTCTTGTTGGTGTGGCACAAGGCTTCATGTTCCCTTCAATCCACTCTGTTCTTGCTCAATGGGTGCCTCCACATGAGAGGTCTAGATCTGTTTCTCTTACAACTTCTGGGATGTACCTTGGTGCAGCTGCAGGAATGCTTGTGGTTCCAAGCCTTGTGAAGTTGAGTAGCCCccaatttgtatttttggCTGAAGCAACTTTAGGTACTATATGGTCTGTGGTTTGGTTAAACTATGCTAGCAACCCACCTCAATCTGAGCTTCCAAAAGCTACAACAGTTACGGGGTTTGGAGAAGTATTGTTGCTAATCAAAGGAGGTCATGAAAAGATCAAAGTGGAGGAACGGAACGAACGAAATTGTAATAGAACAGAAAGTATCccatggaagattatttttggGAGCTTACCAATTTGGGCTATTGTAGTGAATAATTTCACTTTCCATTATGCTTTGTATGTGATGATGAATTGGCTCCCAACATACTTTGAACAAGGCCTCCAGCTTAGTCTTCAGGACATGGGGAGTTACAAGATGGTGCCTTATCTTAATATGTTCATATTCTCAAACATTGGTGGAGTGATTGCTGATCACTTGATCACAAAGAGGCTCTTGTCTGTGACTGCAACCAGGAAGCTTTTGAACACTTCAGGGTTCATAGTTGCTTCTCTTTCATTGATGGCACTGCCCATTTTCAGAACTTCCCTTGGGGCTGTGATTTGTTCTTCTATGGCCCTTGGTTTCTTGGCACTAGGGAGAGCTGGGTTTGCAGTAAATCACATGGATATTGCTCCCAAGTATGCAGGAATTGTGATGGGAGTGTCTAATACAGCTGGTACATTGGCTGGCATAATTGGGGTTGATCTCACTGGGAAGCTTCTTGAAGCTGCTAAGTTTTCTCATTCGGATCTTTCGAATCCGGACAGCTGGAGATCAGTGTTCATGATACCAGGGGTGCTTTGCATTTTCAGCTCACTTGGGTTTTTACTCTTCTCAACTGGGGAGAGGATTTTTCACTGA
- the LOC18768420 gene encoding glutamate receptor 3.2 isoform X1 yields MNLVWVVSILIICIPGSTEGASRPAAVNVGAMCTVGTINGRVSKIAIEAAVNDVNSDPTILGGTKLSITFHDSNFSGFLGIIGALKFMESDTVAIIGPQTAVMAHVLSHLANELHVPLLSFTALDPTLSSLQYPYFVQTAPNDLFQMAAIADMVSYFGWTEVAAIFTDDDSGRNGVAALGDKLAEKRHKICYKAALPPEPKATRDDVKNQLVMIRMMESRVIVLHTFAKSGLVVFDVAQELGMMESGYVWIATAWLSTVLDSTSPLSSKTANSIQGALTLRPHTPDSERKRAFISRWNKLSNGSIGLNPYGLYAYDTVWMLAHAINLLLDQGGTISFSNITSLGGPKGGGTVNLGALSIFHGGKQLLDNILQTNTTGLTGPLAFHPDRSPLNPAYDLINIIENGYQRIGYWSNYSGISVVPPETSSNRSTLNQHLHTVVWPGGTTVKPRGWVFPNNGKQLRIGVPNRVSYRDFVSQRNGTDIVEGYCIDIFLAAIKLLPYAVPYEFVLFGDGLKNPSYYDFVKMIASGKFDAAVGDIAIVTNRTKIADFTQPYIESGLVVVAPVRRLNSRAWAFLKPFSPLMWGVTAAFFLIIGLVMWILEHRINDEFRGPPRKQIVTILWFSFSTMFFAHRENTVSTLGRMVLIIWLFIVLIINSSYTASLTSMLTVQQLESPITGIDTLVTSTEPIGYQIGSFAQNYLVEELNIPRSRLVPLGSPEAYADALKKRTVAAVVDEKAYIELFLSENCMFSIRGQEFTKSGWGFAFPRDSPLAIDMSTAILTLSENGDLQKIHDKWLSRKSCAQTSDLISDQLQPQSFWGLYLICGIACLIALFIHFLLALRQFSRHSPEAEDQTEPSSHSRRTSRSARLHTFLSFIDEKADESKNNNKTKRKRKEMMVSNGKENCENDSRNISKRIQINNSQEIHNNADNDTWLTR; encoded by the exons ATGAATCTAGTTTGGGTCGTTTCAATACTCATTATCTGCATACCAGGCTCCACAGAAGGAGCCTCAAGACCTGCCGCCGTGAACGTTGGAGCTATGTGCACAGTAGGCACCATCAATGGAAGAGTCTCAAAGATTGCCATTGAGGCTGCTGTAAACGATGTGAACTCTGATCCAACCATTCTTGGTGGAACTAAATTATCTATAACTTTTCATGATTCAAACTTCAGTGGATTTCTTGGCATCATTGGag CATTGAAGTTCATGGAGTCTGATACAGTAGCTATAATTGGTCCACAAACTGCTGTGATGGCTCATGTACTCTCACATCTTGCAAATGAACTTCATGTCCCTCTATTGTCATTCACAGCGCTGGACCCCACCTTATCAAGTCTGCAGTATCCTTACTTTGTTCAAACTGCACCCAATGATCTGTTCCAGATGGCTGCTATTGCAGACATGGTTAGTTATTTCGGTTGGACAGAGGTGGCTGCAATTTTCACTGATGATGACAGCGGTCGAAATGGTGTTGCTGCATTAGGTGATAAACTTGCAGAAAAACGCCACAAGATTTGTTACAAGGCAGCACTGCCACCTGAACCAAAAGCAACTAGAGATGATGTTAAAAATCAGTTGGTAATGATTCGAATGATGGAGTCTCGAGTGATTGTTCTACACACATTCGCCAAATCAGGTCTCGTAGTTTTTGATGTCGCCCAGGAACTTGGGATGATGGAGAGTGGATATGTATGGATAGCTACTGCTTGGCTATCCACTGTTTTAGATTCAACTTCACCGCTTTCTTCAAAGACTGCCAACTCTATCCAAGGTGCTCTCACTCTTAGACCACACACACCAGactcagaaagaaaaagggctTTTATATCAAGGTGGAACAAGTTGAGTAATGGCTCTATTGGGTTGAACCCTTATGGTCTATATGCCTATGACACTGTCTGGATGCTTGCTCATGCTATAAATTTGCTTTTGGATCAAGGGGGCACCATTTCCTTTTCCAACATCACTAGTCTAGGTGGTCCTAAGGGAGGAGGGACTGTGAACCTCGGTGCATTGAGCATTTTTCATGGTGGGAAGCAGTTGCTGGACAACATATTGCAAACCAATACCACCGGCCTGACTGGTCCTTTAGCATTTCATCCAGATAGATCTCCATTGAATCCTGCATATGATCTCATTAACATAATTGAAAATGGATATCAAAGAATTGGATACTGGTCTAACTATTCCGGGATATCTGTTGTGCCCCCTGAGACATCATCAAACCGGTCTACTTTGAACCAACACTTACACACTGTTGTATGGCCTGGAGGGACAACAGTCAAGCCTCGTGGGTGGGTTTTTCCAAACAATGGAAAGCAATTAAGAATTGGAGTACCAAATCGAGTTAGCTATCGAGACTTTGTATCACAAAGAAATGGTACTGATATAGTTGAAGGATACTGCATTGATATATTCCTTGCAGCTATAAAGTTGCTTCCATATGCAGTTCCATATGAGTTTGTTCTGTTTGGTGATGGTCTCAAGAACCCGAGCTACTACGATTTTGTAAAAATGATTGCATCAGGA AAGTTTGATGCTGCTGTAGGTGACATTGCCATTGTCACCAACCGGACAAAGATTGCGGATTTCACTCAGCCCTATATAGAGTCAGGGCTAGTTGTGGTGGCTCCAGTTAGGAGGTTAAATTCGAGAGCTTGGGCGTTCTTAAAGCCATTTAGTCCACTGATGTGGGGTGTCACAGCAGCTTTCTTCCTGATCATTGGATTAGTCATGTGGATTCTGGAACATAGAATAAATGATGAGTTCAGGGGTCCTCCTAGGAAACAGATTGTCACAATCTTATG GTTTAGCTTCTCTACCATGTTTTTTGCTCATA GAGAAAATACGGTGAGCACGCTAGGTCGGATGGTGCTGATCATCTGGCTTTTTATAGTTCTAATAATCAACTCAAGTTATACAGCTAGCCTGACATCAATGCTCACAGTACAACAACTAGAATCCCCCATTACTGGAATCGATACCTTGGTAACGAGCACCGAACCTATAGGATACCAAATAGGGTCTTTTGCTCAAAACTATTTGGTTGAGGAGCTCAACATCCCAAGATCTAGGCTAGTTCCTCTTGGCTCACCAGAAGCATATGCAGACGCCCTTAAGAAAAGAACTGTTGCTGCTGTGGTTGATGAAAAAGCATATATAGAACTCTTCCTCTCAGAAAACTGCATGTTCTCAATTAGGGGGCAGGAGTTCACCAAAAGCGGGTGGGGATTT GCATTTCCAAGAGACTCTCCTCTAGCCATTGACATGTCAACCGCCATTCTCACCCTATCGGAGAACGGCGATCTTCAGAAAATTCATGACAAATGGTTGTCAAGAAAATCCTGTGCACAGACCTCTGACCTCATATCAGACCAGCTTCAACCACAAAGCTTCTGGGGACTTTACCTTATCTGTGGCATTGCATGCCTTATTGCTCTCTTCATTCACTTTCTGTTGGCACTACGCCAGTTCAGCCGGCATTCCCCCGAAGCCGAAGATCAAACTGAGCCTTCCAGCCATAGCAGGAGAACCTCCCGCTCTGCGCGCCTCCACACGTTCCTGTCCTTCATCGACGAAAAAGCAGACGAATCGAAGAACAATAacaagacaaaaagaaaacgcAAGGAGATGATGGTATCAAATGGGAAGGAGAATTGTGAAAATGACTCGAGGAATATATCCAAGAGAATACAAATCAACAACTCTCAAGAGATACACAACAATGCTGACAATGACACTTGGCTAACTCGTTAA
- the LOC18768420 gene encoding glutamate receptor 3.2 isoform X2: MNLVWVVSILIICIPGSTEGASRPAAVNVGAMCTVGTINGRVSKIAIEAAVNDVNSDPTILGGTKLSITFHDSNFSGFLGIIGALKFMESDTVAIIGPQTAVMAHVLSHLANELHVPLLSFTALDPTLSSLQYPYFVQTAPNDLFQMAAIADMVSYFGWTEVAAIFTDDDSGRNGVAALGDKLAEKRHKICYKAALPPEPKATRDDVKNQLVMIRMMESRVIVLHTFAKSGLVVFDVAQELGMMESGYVWIATAWLSTVLDSTSPLSSKTANSIQGALTLRPHTPDSERKRAFISRWNKLSNGSIGLNPYGLYAYDTVWMLAHAINLLLDQGGTISFSNITSLGGPKGGGTVNLGALSIFHGGKQLLDNILQTNTTGLTGPLAFHPDRSPLNPAYDLINIIENGYQRIGYWSNYSGISVVPPETSSNRSTLNQHLHTVVWPGGTTVKPRGWVFPNNGKQLRIGVPNRVSYRDFVSQRNGTDIVEGYCIDIFLAAIKLLPYAVPYEFVLFGDGLKNPSYYDFVKMIASGKFDAAVGDIAIVTNRTKIADFTQPYIESGLVVVAPVRRLNSRAWAFLKPFSPLMWGVTAAFFLIIGLVMWILEHRINDEFRGPPRKQIVTILWFSFSTMFFAHRENTVSTLGRMVLIIWLFIVLIINSSYTASLTSMLTVQQLESPITGIDTLVTSTEPIGYQIGSFAQNYLVEELNIPRSRLVPLGSPEAYADALKKRTVAAVVDEKAYIELFLSENCMFSIRGQEFTKSGHFQETLL, from the exons ATGAATCTAGTTTGGGTCGTTTCAATACTCATTATCTGCATACCAGGCTCCACAGAAGGAGCCTCAAGACCTGCCGCCGTGAACGTTGGAGCTATGTGCACAGTAGGCACCATCAATGGAAGAGTCTCAAAGATTGCCATTGAGGCTGCTGTAAACGATGTGAACTCTGATCCAACCATTCTTGGTGGAACTAAATTATCTATAACTTTTCATGATTCAAACTTCAGTGGATTTCTTGGCATCATTGGag CATTGAAGTTCATGGAGTCTGATACAGTAGCTATAATTGGTCCACAAACTGCTGTGATGGCTCATGTACTCTCACATCTTGCAAATGAACTTCATGTCCCTCTATTGTCATTCACAGCGCTGGACCCCACCTTATCAAGTCTGCAGTATCCTTACTTTGTTCAAACTGCACCCAATGATCTGTTCCAGATGGCTGCTATTGCAGACATGGTTAGTTATTTCGGTTGGACAGAGGTGGCTGCAATTTTCACTGATGATGACAGCGGTCGAAATGGTGTTGCTGCATTAGGTGATAAACTTGCAGAAAAACGCCACAAGATTTGTTACAAGGCAGCACTGCCACCTGAACCAAAAGCAACTAGAGATGATGTTAAAAATCAGTTGGTAATGATTCGAATGATGGAGTCTCGAGTGATTGTTCTACACACATTCGCCAAATCAGGTCTCGTAGTTTTTGATGTCGCCCAGGAACTTGGGATGATGGAGAGTGGATATGTATGGATAGCTACTGCTTGGCTATCCACTGTTTTAGATTCAACTTCACCGCTTTCTTCAAAGACTGCCAACTCTATCCAAGGTGCTCTCACTCTTAGACCACACACACCAGactcagaaagaaaaagggctTTTATATCAAGGTGGAACAAGTTGAGTAATGGCTCTATTGGGTTGAACCCTTATGGTCTATATGCCTATGACACTGTCTGGATGCTTGCTCATGCTATAAATTTGCTTTTGGATCAAGGGGGCACCATTTCCTTTTCCAACATCACTAGTCTAGGTGGTCCTAAGGGAGGAGGGACTGTGAACCTCGGTGCATTGAGCATTTTTCATGGTGGGAAGCAGTTGCTGGACAACATATTGCAAACCAATACCACCGGCCTGACTGGTCCTTTAGCATTTCATCCAGATAGATCTCCATTGAATCCTGCATATGATCTCATTAACATAATTGAAAATGGATATCAAAGAATTGGATACTGGTCTAACTATTCCGGGATATCTGTTGTGCCCCCTGAGACATCATCAAACCGGTCTACTTTGAACCAACACTTACACACTGTTGTATGGCCTGGAGGGACAACAGTCAAGCCTCGTGGGTGGGTTTTTCCAAACAATGGAAAGCAATTAAGAATTGGAGTACCAAATCGAGTTAGCTATCGAGACTTTGTATCACAAAGAAATGGTACTGATATAGTTGAAGGATACTGCATTGATATATTCCTTGCAGCTATAAAGTTGCTTCCATATGCAGTTCCATATGAGTTTGTTCTGTTTGGTGATGGTCTCAAGAACCCGAGCTACTACGATTTTGTAAAAATGATTGCATCAGGA AAGTTTGATGCTGCTGTAGGTGACATTGCCATTGTCACCAACCGGACAAAGATTGCGGATTTCACTCAGCCCTATATAGAGTCAGGGCTAGTTGTGGTGGCTCCAGTTAGGAGGTTAAATTCGAGAGCTTGGGCGTTCTTAAAGCCATTTAGTCCACTGATGTGGGGTGTCACAGCAGCTTTCTTCCTGATCATTGGATTAGTCATGTGGATTCTGGAACATAGAATAAATGATGAGTTCAGGGGTCCTCCTAGGAAACAGATTGTCACAATCTTATG GTTTAGCTTCTCTACCATGTTTTTTGCTCATA GAGAAAATACGGTGAGCACGCTAGGTCGGATGGTGCTGATCATCTGGCTTTTTATAGTTCTAATAATCAACTCAAGTTATACAGCTAGCCTGACATCAATGCTCACAGTACAACAACTAGAATCCCCCATTACTGGAATCGATACCTTGGTAACGAGCACCGAACCTATAGGATACCAAATAGGGTCTTTTGCTCAAAACTATTTGGTTGAGGAGCTCAACATCCCAAGATCTAGGCTAGTTCCTCTTGGCTCACCAGAAGCATATGCAGACGCCCTTAAGAAAAGAACTGTTGCTGCTGTGGTTGATGAAAAAGCATATATAGAACTCTTCCTCTCAGAAAACTGCATGTTCTCAATTAGGGGGCAGGAGTTCACCAAAAGCGG GCATTTCCAAGAGACTCTCCTCTAG